One segment of Triticum aestivum cultivar Chinese Spring chromosome 2A, IWGSC CS RefSeq v2.1, whole genome shotgun sequence DNA contains the following:
- the LOC123185215 gene encoding protein C2-DOMAIN ABA-RELATED 8: MASEPVIGKLSVRIVRGHNLVIADSLTHTSDPYVVLCYGSQKVKTSVQKKNANPLWNDVLVLPVTNPTKPVKLEVFDEDKFTADDSMGVAEFNVTDIYDAARLDLKHASDGTRIKTIYPVGTNYLGSESHVSWKNGKVVQDLILKLKNVDSGSVVLQLEWVHVPGVTL, translated from the exons ATGGCGTCGGAGCCGGTGATCGGGAAGCTCAGCGTCCGCATTGTCCGAGGCCACAACCTCGTCATCGCCGACTCGCTCACCCACACCAGCGACCCCTACGTCGTCCTCTGCTACGGCTCCCAG AAGGTGAAGACTAGCGTTCAGAAGAAAAATGCCAATCCCTTATGGAATGATGTACTGGTGCTCCCTGTCACAAATCCTACAAAGCCAGTGAAACTT GAGGTTTTTGATGAAGACAAATTCACAGCGGATGACAGCATGGGAGTGGCTGAGTTCAATGTAACTGATATCTATGACGCTGCAAGGCTGGATCTAAAGCATGCCTCTGATGGAACCAGGATCAAGACGATCTACCCGGTTGGCACAAACTACCTTGGCAGTGAGAGCCACGTATCGTGGAAGAATGGCAAGGTCGTCCAAGACTTGATTCTGAAGCTGAAGAACGTTGACAGTGGCTCTGTCGTGCTACAGCTGGAATGGGTTCACGTCCCTGGTGTTACCCTGTAA